The sequence below is a genomic window from Trichosurus vulpecula isolate mTriVul1 chromosome 5, mTriVul1.pri, whole genome shotgun sequence.
ttttgttctgtGTTCCCTCCTGGTGTGAAGTTCTACTGTCtatatctttgttttcttattttacctAGTTATGTAAAATGTTTCAAGGCATATATAATTCTGATTATACTGATTATACTTTGTATCACCTTATGtgtcttttcatatttattgTGTTAATATTTTAGTATCATAAAAGTACTTTCTAATCATTGGACATATTGGTTGTTTCCAGTATTTTGGCATACTATTACAAGTAaagcagctatgaatattttgtggaGGGAGGGATACCTTTTTTAAATGACCATTTTAGGATAAGAATTTAATAATGGAATTTCTGGGCCAAAAGATTTAATTTTGTGAATTTTCTCACATACTGCTATATCACTCTCTAAAATCTTTATGCCAGTATACCCTTCTACCAACGATGAATGAGAGTGCTGTTTCCCCATAACTCTGCCAACATTgaattcaattctctctctctgtctctctgtctctgtctcccccccacccccttgtctctttctctcatcatTTTAGGCGGAAGTATGTAAAGGTCGTCTTGATTTGTATTTATTAGGGAATGTGAGGATCTTTCCATGGGTTTGATGACTTTCTTGGGAATATCTTGGATTACTGAACCCTCTACTGATTGATTCTAGTCCTATTTATCCTGGGATGATGCGATAGCTCTTGTTTCTATTCTGACTACTGGTGTTACAGTTACTACTGATTTGTTCTTCCTCTTGATTTTAAATTACTCTATAAAGCTCCCAAGATATTTGTGTCAGACTGAACAGGGGACAATGGCTTTTTGTAGGTTTTCCTATTTCAAAGGAATTTAAGggaacaattcaatttaattcaaagcATATATATTAGGAgcaaggcactgtcctaggtgcggaaggaaaaaaaaacaaacaaaaaaagaaagtttttatgTTCTCTGAGGTATTTGCATTGTGCTGGTAGTAACTACTAGACtgttacagaattttttttttgagatagtagctttattgcagtggtctggagCTAAACTTGCAATATCTCTATGGTATGTCTttataaaccaatgaaatcaaggATCCGCAAAATGTCAAGTTAAGTAACAGCTCTATTAGACTAAATGTaataatttttacatttcaaatggaatttgaaatttgaaattttaaattttaaatggaaatgtatttcaaatataaaaattcaaattgtaaagcagtatatatatgtatatatatccatacacacaccATATAAATTTTGATATATATTTTTGATTAGATATATTTTCCAATGACTCATCAATTCAATGATGAAGTAAATATTTACCTAACCTTTGGGGAAAATACACAGTATCACTTTTGTTGTAGTAGACAATTTATCTTACAAGTCATTATATATTTGCCCCCCAAAGAATACACGagtacaaataaatgcaaaaaattcTTGTGAATATTTTAATGAgctatatacattttatacaaaAAAGAATTCAGGGGAATTCAGAGCCCAAAAATGTAGGGAGACCCTAAAAATGTAGCAGAAGCACTTCTGCACACTGGTTTCAGTAGTATAGCTTGTGCAGAAATGTTTACGCTAGATTCATAGCGTTCTTTAGATGAAGACTTTTCATTTGGTCAGCTGTTTAACAGTCTGCAGCTCTTCAATAGGCTCCCACTTTTGGTTAATTGTGAAAAGCTTTTGAGGCTCATAAGGATTCACATTTTCCCATGGTTCTGGATTTTCCTGTCTGTTAACAATCACATCAGTTTTGCAAAGGGAATATATGGACATGTAGGCTGCTCCAAATCCAACAACACTCACAAATGTGATCAAAGGAataagttctttctttttatcttctttttttttggcaggggggaaggcagggcaattgggcttaagtgacttgcccaaggtcacacagctagtaaatgtgtcaagtgtctgaggccggatttgaacccaggtactcctgactccagggttggtgctctactcactgcaccacctagttgtaaGAGGTTCATGATTGCGACTTTTGGGGTCATGGTCTTTCCCAACCAGCTAGGACTGACAACCAGGTATTTGAGTGAGGGTTGCTACAGCTGAGAACTGTATCTGTTATAGAATTTTTAAGCACCCCTTCTTGTACCCTTTGTCTTTAAGGAATCTTCAGTATGTATAAGAGAAGGAAGTATTTGCGTTGTCACATTCGTTTCTACACTCATCATTTAAAAGCCTCATGATGTATttaatgtcatctgaagtttattgATTGCACCCTGCTACTTCACAATTCCTATTATTACAATAAAGAAATTGTGCATAAAATTGATACAGTGAGCTTAGTCTCAAAAGGCAACCTGTCTCTAGCTTGCATTTCTGAAGTTGTCCAAGTTAGACATTGACAGCTCTTTTGTAGTACTGTCTGAAGACTAATTGCCGAAACATAAATGAGGGTATTTTTTTCTAGATATCTTTGTTGACTGCGTATAATAAACTATAAAAAGTGATAACCTTTATGTAGTGCTCTaagatttttatagccctttacatATAtcctctcacttgatccttacaatcaCCCTATGTATAATTATGAGCATCTCCAtttgagatgaagaaacaggctcatgTAAAATTACATGTGTGTGTGGTTATATGACTTGAATgttaaaggcagaatttgaagccaaggccaatgttcttttcattatagCACAATGCCACATAGTCttcattgtttttaaaagtatacacacacacacataatatatttggcctggacctatgatttcattggtatgtcAAGTTCCAAGTGAGCAATGTCTTTCTTCCCCTGTAGATGGGTACCTTCGCTAAAGCTTATAGTCTTAAACAGTTGCTTGGGgtcactaagaagttaagtgacgtGTCTAGACTCACACTGACAatatgagaaagaagagggatttgagtccaggtcttcccaactcaagGGAAAACTTTCTATCTTCCATAACATACTTCCtcttaaaatgagataattaaggATAAGTAAAGCAAATCATTCTTTAGTTTTTTATCCCCCCCATTATAGATAGTCTCTGCCTTTTGATATTAACCATTTTATTCTATTACTTAGAGGTGCTTTTACTTGTACCTTTCTGTTTATTTGCTTTTGGTTATTATTCTATCACATGAAGAACCAGAGTTGGTTTGGCAAAACACAGTAGTATGACCTATGTCCATTTAGACGGTTATCACTGGCCATGGTCACGGGATGAAGCAGAGGTTACCACAGTCTGATTATTGATAAGAAAATAAATCTGTGGCAATGAGGAAAGGATCCTGGGTAAAATGGTACCTTGGAAAAAGTAGATCAGGGGTATTATCAAGTCTAGGTCTTAGTGAGCAGCTAGAACTGAGTGCTGTGAATAGCTAGCTGTTGTGCTTTTACAGTGCTGTTCTGGCATTACTAATCCACACACCGATATCTGGAATTCCTTATTGGGTATAGCCCACTGGCATTTCCTGGAAAAGACCACTCAAAAGAAATTCAGTCTGCCATGGACTAATAGTACACCTCTGCCAGAACTTGCCTCTTCTTTCTTGGATTgtaaaattacagaattttagagatggaagagattccAGTTATTCACACAGTTATTCTAtgcccctgagtcttctcttctccaggccaagcATCCTCAGTTCTCTAGTTCCTTTGCATGATTTTAATGTGGGATGAACTCAAGGCCTTTTAtcttaattgtcttttttttgggAAAGTCTctagtttatcagttctctctcaaaTATTGTACCCAGAGTAGTACACGATATGGATTTGATCTAAGTAGAGCTGAGAAGAGCCAGATgacaacttccttatttctagaaGCTCTAACTCTCTTGGGTTACAACACTTTATGAACATTTTTAAGCTGCCACATCATACTGTTGACTAACAGTCAGCTTGCAGTTCACTAAAACcctccagatcattttcagaCAAATTGTTCTGTAACCTGATTTCCTTAACCTTGTGCTTGTGAAGACCACTTATTGAACCCAGGATAAGACTAGACATCTATCTCTATTGaattacatttattaagcatagtTCAGTAGGCTACACCTGTCATGATCTTTTTACATGCTGACTCTGTCATCCCTTATGTTAACTATCACAGCTCTGCATCTCTCTAAATGTGATAAATAGACATCTATGCTTTTATCAGTCATTACAGTTTtttgaatatttcattttcccccaattacatgtcaaaacgatttttgcattaattttttaaaaaattttgagttccaaaatctctcccttcttccctcttttcctccctccctgagatggtgagcaatttgatatagattatacatgtgcaatcatgcaaaacttatttccgtattagtcatgttgtgaaagaaaacacagaaaaaaccatgaaaaaaatcgaagttattttaaaaaatgttcatcaGTGCAAGGTTAAGCACAGATCCCCAGGGCATTCCACTGGAGATGTCCTGCCAACTTGATATGAAGCCATTAACAACTACGCTTTGAGTCTAGCCATTCAAACTGTTTCGAATTGATGTACTTATGCTAATCCAGCCTCcacatctctctatcttttccatgttaatagaataaaatactttgtcaaacacttttttaaaatccAGTAAACATATCTACAACACTTCCCTGACTTACCAATTTAGTAACCCtgccaaaaaaggaaatcagGTTTGTCTAGCATGAGCTATTTTTCATGAAAATATTCTGGTTTTAGATTCTCTACCACCTGGAGTCTGTTTTTGTAATGCCTTCTCCTCATTCCCACCCCAGGTCCTAGGCCAACGAGAACACATTTAGCATGCTTATGTTCTCATAGCTTGGTTGAGATGTTTACTCTTTTATTGCCTCTTATGGTTCTCCGACtcttaccatctgccctgcctcTATACCCTTTAGACATCACCACTGCCTTTTGACCTATCAATAAACTTAAAGACCCCAGAGCCTTGTCAAATGCCCTACTTTTGAACCTTTAGGACTTTCACAGCTAAGCATTATTTTATGTCTTGTCTCTCAAAGTTAGagtgtgaggtccttgagagaaAAAAgtcttgctttttctatttttacccgTGGTGCTTGGAACACAgaacatacttaataaatgcccattcattcttttcttctaagAATAGCACCAACAATAGCAATTCACATTTAGATGAtgctttgagatttacaaagatCTTTCATTATAAAAGCCTTGTGTTAGAACTTATGAATCTCCTTTATAATTCTTTTGGATTGAAGGAgttacttttttatatttaaaaatgctgTATTCTAACTTTGACAAACATCAAGAAATATGAGCATTTTCAtagaaaaagagtaaaagaagATTTTATACAAAACCATGATTCTCTATTAAGTAAAGCTCATTTTTAATAGCATGTACTAAATTCAGCTTTTAATTTGTTGTCTCCCTCtaaacttctttctcttctcttccatgcATTTAAACATGTTTATTAatgcccttttcttcttcttttcatcattatctctatttactccctccttccctcaatcCCCATTGCTCTCAAAACGTGTCCCTTGTAACAACTaatcatagtcaagcaaaagagaTCTAAACAATTTATGTCTGAAAATGTGTCTTACTCTGCACCTTTTGCCCATCACTTCTTTGTCAAGAGTTGGTTCATCATCACTCATGCACCTCTGGATTGTGATTGGTCAGAATGCTTGCAGGCTTTTAGCTTGTTTATCTCAGCCTGCAATGATGTTccttgctggatcaaaggcttcTGGTTGTCTCTTTGTGCAGTCCTGGTTTGGAAATcaatttactgttttctttttggcatttttGACCATTATTTGATCTGAtgtcattttttagatttttgaaACTAAATATGTGGCTCCATTAGGCCAGAGTATATAGCTGTGATCCTTTTCAACTGCTCACATCACCATCTTTACTGGAAAGAGTTCCATCTTTGTCAATTTATCCAGCTCTATTATCTAAGAGAAGCCGAAAGGTGGAGAAGATGGATTAAGACACAAAGAAGTTTTGAGATGTGGAGAGGCAAGGGAAGCTGGGGGAATTTACATTTAATAGCTTAGCTTTTATGTGAGTACGCAGGATGCGAGGTTATCttccttagcacagagcctggtgctatttaggtgcttaataaacattagtTGACTGATTGAATGAATATGTGCCTATAGTGCTGGGGATagtgaagcatagaggacaatgTGGTAAGATTCAAAATAATCACAATGGAGTGGAAATGGGAAGCAATGGGTGTGGCAATTTTTCCTTGTGTATCAGAGTCCTGGGACGAGAATTAGATTCCATTGGAACCATTTAATGGAAAAGTGACATTTCAGTTGGAGCCAGGAAATGGGAAGGGAAATTTGTGGAAAAAGCCAAGGTTGTGAGAGAGCATGATGCCAGGGGATCAGTGTTCTCTAGGGCAAAATGAAAAGAACTAGGAGAGGTGAAGTCCTACCCTGGAAAGGAATAGGACTTAACTAGATGAGGATATGAATGCATGATGTGATTGCAGTGGGAAAACGTGTATAGGGCAGTAAACTCTCTCTCTTAAATTTCCATCTAACAGAATTGGTAAGGGGAACTAAATCATTTTATAGTACCTGAAGCTCAAGAGGTAAAGAATTTTTGGTCTGGAGCACATAATGATAGATGATGGAGAAATATGATTACTGCTGTCTATCTCTATTAGCATATTGTAAATACCTTGTCTGAAGGAGGAGGGGAATGTGAAAATAATTCTTGAAGGTATAACTGTGTAGATAGGAGATCCATAAACATGAGGAAAATTCCTATGATGGGGAGTGAACAAAGGCATGACAGATGGAAGCGAGAAGATCCTGAAGCTGGGGAAGTACTACAAAGAAAAAGCACACTGGAGGTCAGGATCAGAGTTTTTAATGTGCCATGAATAAATCATTTTCATACAAATTGTTACACTTAACCATTTGGGAGCTATTTTTACCAATGGGAATCGAATTATGGTGGTAATCAATTGAAAATATAAtttacagaatttaaaaaaaaattgtttttttctagaaTGCAACTATTCTATATATCCAGCAAGGCAGATAGGGGACAGAATAGAGTCGGGATGATGCGAGTCCAAATTGTACTCAGACACTTTctatctatgtgactctgggcaagctctTGCCTTTTCCAATTTCAATTTCGTTATTGGTAAAGTGGGtataataacagaacctacctcacaaggcttttgtgaggatcaaatgagataatatgtgtaaaatgctttgcaaaccttaaaatactgtaGAAATAAATGGTagctcctccattagactacAAGCTCTCTGAAAGCAAggactctcttctttttctgtttgttttcagagagctttgtacataataagtacttaataaatgcttcaacCATTCTTGtctatgtaaaatgaaaagaagagtcATCAATTATATGGATAATTTAACTTTTTCATTTAGAAGTATTTATTAACTTCCTGCTGACAGTTTGAACAATTTGAGCAAAAATAAATGCGTTGGGCTCTTCCGGTGATGGACCTGACAGAAATTAAAAATGGTTCAGCGTCTGACATATCGCCATAGGCTGTCCTACAATACAGCTTCCAACAAAACTCGGCTGTCACGAACCCCGGGTAACAGAATTGTTTACCTTTATACCAAGAAAGTTGGAAAAGCACCAAAATCAGCCTGTGGTGTATGCCCAGGAAGACTTCGAGGTGTTCGTGCAGTGAGACCTAAAGTTCTTATGAGGCTATCGAAGACAAAAAAGCATGTCGGCAGGGCTTATGGTGGCTCCAGGTGTGCTAAGTGTGTCCGTGACAGGATCAAGCGTGCTTCCCTGATTGAGGAGCAGAAAATTGTTGTGAAGGTGTTGAAGGCACAAGCACAGagtcaaaaaagtaaataaaaaggatatgttttttgaataataaagaaaattaaaattaaaaaaaaataaatgcgtTGGAACATTACATATTCTCAGATCTCAGTATTGCTGGAGACCTTAGAGGAAGAGCTGTAAGTAGGAATCTCAGCAGTTGGGGAAAATGCCGTTGGGGGTGGAGTGAAAtattctctgccccaccccagtgAATACAGGTTGGGACCCTCTGGGAGCAGGGGTCCATGGAAATTCTTCTGGATGTGAAGGTAATTGTGGGTGACACCAAGTGTttcatctcctttccctccttttctgacCTTCACTATCTGAAATCCTGGTCTCTTTTCCTTTCAGGGAGtatactttctcctctcccttggaGATAGAAATGGATACAGTAACACTGAGAAAGTTATACTGTTTCTGCTATTCAGAAGCTCCATTTCTTTATCCTCTCCTGAGGCTGCCTTCTTACTAGTTCCCTTACCTCAAGTTGTTTGGGCCATTGGAGGACCTTGAGGCAAGAAGTGTGAGGCTGTCAGTATCTGGGCAGCACTGGGGAGGAAGTGTGTCCTTGAGATACTGTGGATTTGTACAAAGCCCCTATTGCCCAATCCTGGTTTCAGCTTtgctcagaggtcatttaatccatgccgtacctgaacaagaatccctttcACAACGTACTTGATCAGTAGTCTCAGGTGTCTAGTGATAGGGGACCATTTCTCTCTTGAGGCAGCTTTAAGTGCTTTTTTCTTACATTCTTTCTTTTGATTAAGCCTAAATTGATCTCTTCGCAACTTATCCCATCACTCCTAGTTGGACTATCTGGGACTGAGTTTTCTACCTTGATCAAGGCAACTAAGGAACTGTCCATTTTCTACTTCAAGGTATTTGCgtttgtttcttgttttattgtATGCGCATGGCTGTTAGACTTTCATTAATTAAATAATGTTCAACAATCAGTAAATTAGTAGATTGATGTGGGCACTGGTGCTACTGTTCTTAACCTAATGGCTTTGTTTGGTTGTTTATTTAACTGTCATAATTATGGACTGTTAGCATTTAAAAAGAGCAGTTTTTCGTAACCCAACAATTAACcttgggaagaaaagaatgaaccTACAAccaatttatcatttttatagtcTCACTAAGCATCGGTTTAAGATGCTGATAACCCCTAATGAAGAGATTGGTAATCTCCTTATGAAATAAGCAAACCATTCAGTTGAGTACAGATATATTAATACAAAGACACTTATCTATTAATTAGCTGGTTTTGTCCTTGATGTTGATCTCTACCTATTTTCTAAGACATTAGCAATTGGGATGAAGTAGAGTATATTAAAGGATTTCTAGATTTAGATCTAATAGGGACCTCTGTgttattgttcagtagtttcagtcatgtctgattgtttgtgaccccattggagttttcttggcagagatacaggagtggtttgccatttccttctccagctcattttacagttgaggaaactgaggcaaacagaatagttgacttgcccagggtcacacaactggtaagtgtctggggccagattt
It includes:
- the LOC118849484 gene encoding 60S ribosomal protein L34-like, with the translated sequence MVQRLTYRHRLSYNTASNKTRLSRTPGNRIVYLYTKKVGKAPKSACGVCPGRLRGVRAVRPKVLMRLSKTKKHVGRAYGGSRCAKCVRDRIKRASLIEEQKIVVKVLKAQAQSQKSK